Proteins from a genomic interval of Peromyscus leucopus breed LL Stock chromosome 12, UCI_PerLeu_2.1, whole genome shotgun sequence:
- the LOC114689426 gene encoding interferon-induced GTP-binding protein Mx2-like, with product MLHRVTEMVRVTFSSVSEKNFAEFFNLHRTTKSKLEDIRLEQEKEAEKMIRLHFQMEHIIYCQDQLYRGALKKVREKEAEEEKNETKSSAFTSSQSQASQNSSMDEIFQHLNAYRQEAHNRISSHIPLIIQYFILKMFAEQLQKGMLQLLQDKDSCGWLLKERNDTSEKRKFLKERLSRLAQARRQLAKFPG from the exons ATGCTgcacagggtcacag AAATGGTACGAGTCACCTTTTCCAgtgtttctgaaaaaaattttGCTGAGTTTTTTAACCTCCACAGAACTACCAAG TCCAAACTTGAAGACATCAGAttagaacaagaaaaggaagcagagaagatgaTCCGACTTCACTTTCAGATGGAGCATATCATCTACTGCCAAGACCAACTTTACAGAGGAGCCTTGAAGAAGgtcagagagaaggaagctgaggaggAAAAGAATGAGACAAAGTCGAGTGCCTTTACTTCCTCTCAGTCTCAAGCTTCACAGAACTCATCCATGGATGAGATCTTTCAGCATCTGAATGCCTACCGCCAG gaagctcaCAATCGCATCTCCAGCCACATTCCTTTGATCATCCAGTATTTCATCCTGAAAATGTTTgctgagcagctgcagaaggGCATGCTCCAGCTCCTGCAGGACAAGGACTCTTGCGGCTGGCTCCTGAAGGAACGTAATGACACCAGCGAGAAGAGGAAGTTTCTGAAGGAGAGGCTGTCAAGGTTGGCCCAGGCTCGCCGGCAGCTAGCCAAATTCCCTGGTTAA